One Prunus dulcis chromosome 8, ALMONDv2, whole genome shotgun sequence DNA window includes the following coding sequences:
- the LOC117636384 gene encoding B3 domain-containing protein Os01g0234100-like isoform X1 yields the protein MAVLQDRKQSSSDLPPPKSNRRRPPRNKENMFRKKSSSLTQSQTTKSIVVSANPMMPESHKRKRATVESLYDTSQAQSSVLERAQEVEVSLDPKFPSLLKVMLPSHVTGGFWLGLPKKFCCEHLPKQDIMIALEDENGEEFETKYLADKVGLSGGWRGFSIAHKLLEGDVIVFHLVTPSKFKVYIVRSNGLDELDGAIGLMRLDACKKMDTGDTTACEREESETLEPISEDNAIAFNTKSCPISDHSESESEDDVGFEVLDGLRLSESVVTFEEVKCMDDFNVLVNGLIINSEFSKYILNKYYELCCSQNSFLHEHLLEGLNCKLVAGVISETVNIADAIRACNITTPEGNFSTWDQTLKAFQGLGMNIGFLLARLDQLVSLASKSKRFKEARLEKDQAEEEMRCLEAKLLEVKEAVNRLESEIETLNTSSENPELVFQEVAKSSW from the exons ATGGCTGTTCTTCAAGACCGGAAACAGAGCTCCTCTGACCTACCACCACCCAAG AGTAATAGGCGACGACCACCAAGGAACAAGGAAAATATGTTTAGGAAGAAATCTTCATCTCTCACTCAGTCACAGACGACCAAAAGCATT GTAGTCAGTGCTAATCCAATGATGCCTGAAAG TCATAAACGAAAGAGAGCCACAGTGGAAAGCTTATACGATACTTCCCAAGCTCAGTCTTCTGTTCTGGAAAGAGCACAGGAGGTTGAAGTAAGCCTAGATCCTAAGTTTCCTAGCCTACTCAAAGTTATGCTCCCATCACATGTTACTGGAGGATTCTGGCTG GGTCTTCCTAAGAAATTCTGCTGTGAGCATTTGCCAAAACAGGATATAATGATTGCTCTGGAAGATGAAAATGGGGAGGAATTCGAAACAAAATATCTGGCGGATAAGGTGGGACTGAGTGGTGGATGGAGAGGGTTTTCAATTGCTCACAAGCTACTGGAAGGAGATGTTATAGTTTTCCATCTAGTCACTCCTTCCAAATTTAAG GTGTATATTGTGAGATCAAATGGATTAGATGAACTTGATGGCGCTATTGGCCTTATGAGATTAGATGCTTGCAAAAAAATGGACACTG GAGACACTACTGCATGTGAAAGGGAAGAAAGTGAGACTTTGGAACCCATTTCAGAGGACAATGCAATAGCCTTTAATACAAAATCTTGTCCAATATCAGACCACTCTGAAAGTGAAAGTGAAGATGATGTTGGTTTTGAAGTTCTGGATGGACTTAGACTTTCAGAATCTGTTGTCACATTCGAAGAAGTGAAATGCATGGATGACTTCAACGTTCTGGTCAATGGTTTAATcataaattctgagttttcGAAATACATTTTGAACAAGTATTATGAGCTTTGTTGCAGTCAAAACTCTTTCCTTCATGAACATCTTCTTGAGGGTCTGAACTGCAAACTCGTAGCTGGAGTAATTTCTGAGACCGTAAACATTGCAGATGCCATCAGGGCGTGCAATATTACAACCCCAGAAGGTAATTTTTCCACCTGGGATCAGACTTTGAAAGCCTTTCAGGGTTTAGGCATGAACATCGGATTCCTTCTAGCCCGGCTAGACCAGCTTGTAAGTCTTgcttcaaaatcaaaaagaTTTAAAGAGGCTAGACTTGAAAAGGACCAGGCAGAAGAAGAGATGAGGTGCTTGGAGGCAAAGCTTTTGGAAGTAAAAGAGGCTGTAAATAGGCTTGAATCTGAGATTGAGACGCTAAATACAAGTTCAGAGAACCCTGAGCTTGTGTTCCAAGAGGTGGCTAAATCCTCTTGGTGA
- the LOC117636384 gene encoding B3 domain-containing protein Os01g0234100-like isoform X2 translates to MLLDASEVVSANPMMPESHKRKRATVESLYDTSQAQSSVLERAQEVEVSLDPKFPSLLKVMLPSHVTGGFWLGLPKKFCCEHLPKQDIMIALEDENGEEFETKYLADKVGLSGGWRGFSIAHKLLEGDVIVFHLVTPSKFKVYIVRSNGLDELDGAIGLMRLDACKKMDTGDTTACEREESETLEPISEDNAIAFNTKSCPISDHSESESEDDVGFEVLDGLRLSESVVTFEEVKCMDDFNVLVNGLIINSEFSKYILNKYYELCCSQNSFLHEHLLEGLNCKLVAGVISETVNIADAIRACNITTPEGNFSTWDQTLKAFQGLGMNIGFLLARLDQLVSLASKSKRFKEARLEKDQAEEEMRCLEAKLLEVKEAVNRLESEIETLNTSSENPELVFQEVAKSSW, encoded by the exons ATGCTTTTAGATGCAAGTGAA GTAGTCAGTGCTAATCCAATGATGCCTGAAAG TCATAAACGAAAGAGAGCCACAGTGGAAAGCTTATACGATACTTCCCAAGCTCAGTCTTCTGTTCTGGAAAGAGCACAGGAGGTTGAAGTAAGCCTAGATCCTAAGTTTCCTAGCCTACTCAAAGTTATGCTCCCATCACATGTTACTGGAGGATTCTGGCTG GGTCTTCCTAAGAAATTCTGCTGTGAGCATTTGCCAAAACAGGATATAATGATTGCTCTGGAAGATGAAAATGGGGAGGAATTCGAAACAAAATATCTGGCGGATAAGGTGGGACTGAGTGGTGGATGGAGAGGGTTTTCAATTGCTCACAAGCTACTGGAAGGAGATGTTATAGTTTTCCATCTAGTCACTCCTTCCAAATTTAAG GTGTATATTGTGAGATCAAATGGATTAGATGAACTTGATGGCGCTATTGGCCTTATGAGATTAGATGCTTGCAAAAAAATGGACACTG GAGACACTACTGCATGTGAAAGGGAAGAAAGTGAGACTTTGGAACCCATTTCAGAGGACAATGCAATAGCCTTTAATACAAAATCTTGTCCAATATCAGACCACTCTGAAAGTGAAAGTGAAGATGATGTTGGTTTTGAAGTTCTGGATGGACTTAGACTTTCAGAATCTGTTGTCACATTCGAAGAAGTGAAATGCATGGATGACTTCAACGTTCTGGTCAATGGTTTAATcataaattctgagttttcGAAATACATTTTGAACAAGTATTATGAGCTTTGTTGCAGTCAAAACTCTTTCCTTCATGAACATCTTCTTGAGGGTCTGAACTGCAAACTCGTAGCTGGAGTAATTTCTGAGACCGTAAACATTGCAGATGCCATCAGGGCGTGCAATATTACAACCCCAGAAGGTAATTTTTCCACCTGGGATCAGACTTTGAAAGCCTTTCAGGGTTTAGGCATGAACATCGGATTCCTTCTAGCCCGGCTAGACCAGCTTGTAAGTCTTgcttcaaaatcaaaaagaTTTAAAGAGGCTAGACTTGAAAAGGACCAGGCAGAAGAAGAGATGAGGTGCTTGGAGGCAAAGCTTTTGGAAGTAAAAGAGGCTGTAAATAGGCTTGAATCTGAGATTGAGACGCTAAATACAAGTTCAGAGAACCCTGAGCTTGTGTTCCAAGAGGTGGCTAAATCCTCTTGGTGA
- the LOC117638497 gene encoding uncharacterized protein LOC117638497 — protein MAGSVMFQSLCCITPHSPRCYKNQNLAFTHFQFFSSKSFLRLKKQSLVSALQINKRQRTWRSWRYRSVLVVFAAQTNFLKVVQTVWKVGRDGIEAGTNLVPDSVPRSIARVSLTVVALALSLFVLKSLLSTVFFVLATIGLVYFTFIALNKDEGPKGGGGITSTPKEEGMEDSPEEARRIMEKYKLSNKGDTEVREASNEK, from the exons ATGGCTGGCTCAGTTATGTTCCAGAGCCTATGCTGCATAACCCCACACTCTCCAAGATGTTACAAGAATCAAAACCTAGCTTTCACCCACTTTCAATTCTTCTCTTCCAAGTCATTTTTAAGATTAAAGAAGCAGTCTTTGGTCTCAGCTCTTCAAATTAATAAGAGGCAGAGGACTTGGAGGTCTTGGAGGTATCGCTCTGTTCTTGTTGTGTTCGCTGCACAGACCAATTTCTTAAAAG TTGTACAAACAGTTTGGAAGGTTGGGAGAGATGGAATTGAGGCAGGAACCAATCTTGTGCCG GATTCTGTGCCAAGATCAATTGCAAGGGTTTCTTTGACAGTAGTTGCATTGGCTCTTTCACTCTTTGTACTCAAGTCTTTACTGTCTACAGTTTTCTTTGTGCTG GCTACGATAGGACTTGTATACTTTACATTTATAGCTTTGAATAAGGATGAAGGACCAAAGGGGGGTGGAGGCATCACCTCTACACCAAAGGAGGAGGGGATGGAGGACAGTCCAGAAGAAGCCAGAAGAATCATGGAGAAGTATAAGttgtcaaacaaa GGTGATACTGAAGTTAGAGAGGCTTCAAATGagaaatga